Genomic DNA from Triticum urartu cultivar G1812 unplaced genomic scaffold, Tu2.1 TuUngrouped_contig_6499, whole genome shotgun sequence:
tagtgtgctgaaattttttgtcacttgttactatggaaactaatcctttgaggggcttgttcggggcaTCTTCGCCCCAACCAGAAGAGTAAAGAGTTGCTcatcaacctactgaacctactaaaaatttttactttgaaattccttcgggtatgatagagaaactgctagctaatccctttgcaggagatggaacattgcatccagATTTACACTTTATCtttgtggatgaagtttgtggattatttaagcttgcaggtgttcCCGATGACGTTGTTAAGAGGAAGGTCTTCtttttatctttgaagggagatgcattgacgtggtataggctatgtgatgatacgggatCTTGGAACTATAAACGATTGAAGTTGAAATTTCACCAAAAGTtctatcctatgcatcttgttcaccGTGATCgtaattacatatataatttctggcctcgctcaagcttgggggaggcttaagtcaatgttatattcatgacccaatcatgagatctcaggagaaatgattattcaaaatttttatgctcggctttctctcaatgatcgcaccatgctcgatacttcctGTGCTAGTTCTTATATGCTAAAGACTACTGAATTCAAGTGGGacttattggaaagaattaaatgcaactctgaagattggggtTCCAAcgatggtaaggagtcaggtataacacctaagtttgattgtgttaaatcttttatggataccgatgcttttcgagAATTTAGcgctaaatatggacttgactctaagatagtagcttctttctgtgaatcttttgctgctcacgttgatctccctaaggagaagtggtttaaatataatcctcccattaaagtaaaagtagttgcacctattacaGTTGAAGAAAAAACtgttacttataatgatcctattgttcctactacttacgttgagaaaccaccttttcctgttagaataaaggatcatgctaaagcttcaactgtcgttcgtaaaagtaatactagaacatacacctcctgagcaaattaaagttgaacctagtattgtaGAAAAATAAAAATCAATGCCCAAAGAAAAAAAACTGTTTTTGAGAAAATACCTTTTTTTTTCTAAATCTCCACATGTGGTATTTCTTCACGAAATTTTGTATCCGGTTCGAAGACAAGACATGAGCAGTTTCACTGTCAATACAATTCAGATTGTTTCTAAGGTTTTATCTATTTTTTCTATTACTGTTCAGCTGGGTGCACATGAGCCTAGGTTCCAAAACACCTCACCCGAAACCGGAAATCGTAGAAACGTTTTTGGAAAAGCATTGAAACCAGCCACTACCCCAAACAGACATTTTCATGACGGCCAGACACGTTCGTGACGGGCGCGAAACCTCCTTCAGGAATGTGTACGTGTTCCTGACGTGGATGGTCAACCGAGGGGAAAGATCGTTACGTTCCTGACGCTCTCGGTAATAACCTTCAGGAATGAGAATAACCTTCAGGAACGCAGTTGCACGTTCGCGTCGGGACACTATCCACGTCGCGAATCACTTTGCACACCTTCAGGAACGTATATGTGACCGTCAGGAAGATACCTACGCAGGACCCGGAGATATTTTCGCTTCTGAGGCGCGTGATATTTTCGTTTGGAGAGTGAAAAGCGCGCTGAAATTTCGTTCCCGGGGTGTATTTCGCGCGACTTGCGCTCTCAACAGGAGGGCTTGGTCAAAACACAGGAGGGCTTGGTCAAAATACCTAGAACCCGATCCACTTCTCCCCATCGAGATACTCCTCCCACTCCCCCGTCCAGCGCCGCCACTTCCCCCGTACCGGCCGTCCAGTTCCGATCAGCCGCCCCCCCTAGCCGTCGAGCGCCGCCCACATCGCCGTCGAGCGCCACCCCCCTCGCCGTCGAGCGCCACCCCAACTCGCCGGTGACGTCCAGATCCGCCTCCCTGGCCGGCGATTTCCAGATCCGCCTCCCTCCCCGTGCAGAGGTGACTCCCTGCCCGTCCAGGCCCTCTTTCTCATCTTCCCTACCCAATCTGGTTGTTGTGTCAAATAGTTTAGATGTGCTGCACAGCTACAAAAAAGTCTATTTCATTCTTAATTCTGAATATGTAACTTTTGTGCATTTTATGTCCATGCAAAGAACTTCTGTATGTTGAAAAAAGATGCTATTTACGATTGAAAATTAGTTTCAAATCTGTGTACAGTGGTACATTTTGCCTTTTTAGTTAACAATTTCATTTTGTACTTAAACGATGTTGATTGAGTAATCTTGTAGTACTTGTGATAAATTCGCTATGTTTCTGCAGTGGCTCATTATCATTTATTCAGACCAAAAGCGTGTTGGTAAGTTGCATTCAGTTTCATTTGACCTCCCAGTATGGGTAGTTTGTTGAAAAAACATGTTCCCTTATGTAGGGGAAGATGTATGACCCTGCAGAATGAGTTAGAAATTATGCTTCTATATAATGTGGTGGATTATGGATCACTAATGTAATTTGTGTTCTCAGATATTTCTTTTTGGAGGTCAAGTAACTATGGATCTATCTTTTTGGAGGTCAAGTAACTATGGAAGGATGACCACGGGGAGGGATTGCTCCTTGTAAGCAGCAAGGTACAAAATGCTTTATTTGTCCATATATTGTTATCATGTGTCAACTCTTCTGTGGGTAACCATATGGGCACATGTTCAATAAATCATGCTTGGTGTGTTTGGCGGCATCCTTGTCCATATATTGCTATCCCTAACCACCTGAGAACAGAATAGAAGATGTCTTTCATGTATATTTTGACTAACCACCTGAGAATGATTATTTGTTCTCGTACATGTTTTCTTTCCTTGTAGATAATTGATAGAACATTTATTCATTTAGCATTTAGAGCCTTTTTGCAGCACAATTTAAACTTTTACCTCCTCTCCAATGACGACGCTGCTCTTCCCCAACGACAGCTTGCTGCTGAACTCTGTCAACACCTGCTGCTAATCGTCTCTTGCATCTACatgttcctgttcttctccatcTTCAAAGCCACGTCTTAGACTGCTGCAACACCAAGCTCCAGAAGCCAAATTTATGTTCTGTACTCCATTATCTCACCTCTTCCCTCGCTGATTTCTTGAACCCCTTGCTTGTTCAGTTAGTGTGATGTCTGTTCCTTTATGCTTCCAATTGAGATGATCTAGTTCTAGTTTTATCACCTTAGTATTTCAATTATTTGCTCCTTTGCAAGACTGAAGATCCGATGCTCTGTTAGATTTAAATTTCTTGTTCAACTTAAGAGAAAATGTTAGTGTCCTGTTGATTGTGTTCCAGCATGAACTCGTTCTGAACCTCACCTACTGCCGTTTTATTCTATATCGAGTTTTGTCCAAGTTTTGAGTGTTGGTTGTTTGTTAGAAGAGCATCTTCTCTTATGTAGGAAAAGAAGAATGGCCTATGGCAGCAACAAAGATGAACACTTGCAAGTTCATGAAGTTGGAAGTTTGCAAATGTGGTTGAGAGTGGAGATTGTGGCCCCATCAATAATATAATGTTCAAAAGTGTCTTGTAAGTTCCTGCACCTTTGCTCTTTATTCAAAACTACGACAAATGTTAATGTAAAATGTAACATTTTTGTTTTTCAATAAATTGTTTGTTCCATGATCAGTACAGTTGAATTATAATGATGGCATCCTTTGCATTTCTCTTGAACTTGTGTACACAAACATAGAAGTAGAATAGCAAAAGGTTGTCAGTGCATTAGCTTCACCCTGCTGCTCCAATAACACTTATACTACACGATGTATATACCTCTAAACTTGCATTTATGAGTATGTCCCCAGTTATTCTAATTTTCTTCACAAATACAGCTTCTGAGTAGAAGTCGTTGTAGATACTTGGGGCCACCGTTCTCCTCACCAGACCCTTGGGTGGGCGAAGGCCCTCAAGCACCTCCACTTGAACTTCTGGTGAGTAAGTCTGTAAGGAACCACCCCAGGACAGTTCTAGTCATATTAGTCTTTTCTTATCAGCTAGCTTTGCATCGCCCGCCTCCTTGTTTTTAACATTTTCAAGATGATGAATTTTCGGATTGCCTTGCAGCTTGTTTAGGCTCTCCAACTGTTTTAGCTCATGCCCATGTTCCGTCCTTACTTGAAATACAGCAAGTTCTTTTAGTGATGCTAAACTGCTGATGTTCGGAACTTGCATCGCAAAGCTATAAATATGCTGCTTACTGCTAGTTTTCTACATGTAGTGCTAGTTCTGTACTGCCGCATACTTAGATTTTTCCTATGAAGTGATGATTTTGTTTGCTATCACGTAAAGTTGTGAAGGGGGTTGGTCATCACAAAATTTCATTTGCCATGAATACTATGGATATAGGTCATTGGATTGCAACCATTTATTTTTTCttcccttttcttttcttttgttcatTATGTTCCGGTTACAATTTAAATAATTGCAGCCTGTACTTGGCAATAAGAGAAGTCTTCTTCACTTGCTTGGTGGCTAGCAACAAGTGTGTCATGAGCTGGAGCTTACCTTTTGGTTTGAAAACCTGTATGTATGACAGTTTTGCCTTTCACCGTTGTTCACTGAAATCTCCTATATTTTTCTGTTGTATAGGTGAATGGAACCTTCCAAGCCCAAGTGAATGCTGATACTCCGTTGGCAGAATGTTCCCATGATGAAGACAATCCTCATGCTACTCATGCGGATGAGCATAGTTCTATTCCAACACAGGACAAACATTTAGGAATTCCAGTAGTATAACTAGTTAATATTGTGAACTGCAGTGCAGTTAGGCTTTCTTTGTCAATTGCTTCTCCTGGCAATTTAGGAATCAACTAGTATGCGTGTTTTGGACTTGGTGACACCTCCTGTCAAGTCGAGCTTCCATGAATCATGACTTGGATATGAATGTGTGGATCTTGTGAACAATGAGATTTAAATAAATTGGATGGGTACATTGTGACCTAGGAATTGGTTGTGATTTTAAACCGGGTCGTGTGACCTTTGTGTACGCATGATTGTCAAAAGATTTGCATGTGGCTGTGAATATATACTGTTTTGCAATAATATTTTTGGTTTGTCTTGGTTGATTCCTGACGACTGTTTTCATACTTTCCTGACGAAGCTAGCCGTCATGGATATATGTTGAGCTCATTCCTGATGGTATGGTCCTGAGAGCCACGGAAGATGTTCCTGACGGTATCTCCTGACGGTGGGGCCGTCAGGACTTTGAGTTTGGGAGGCGAGGGGCTCCCTCAGGAATTGCCGTCAGGAACACTATTCGTGACGGGGACCGTCAGGAACAACCCTCTTTCCTAACAAGCTGTTTCTGACGGGAAATTCCTGACGGCAGGGGCTCATTCCTGACGAAAACTGTTGATTCCTGACGGATTTTGGCCGTCAGGAAAAAGTCAGTTTGGGGTAGTGAGCCGGCTGATTTCTGTCAACGCATCGGTCGTGCGCCGCGCCGTTGGATTGCTCGTGATCCAGCGGTCCAATTTCCCTCGCGGGTTCTGCTTGTGTATAAAAACCAATTTTTACGTGGTGGGCACCATCCATGTGGGGATCAACATGCAATTTTTACGAGTACGTAGGAGGATGCGGCATATTGCTTCGTACACCCATAGCGGTGCTCTCCTTAGCTGAAAAACATATCTGAGTTTTTGGCTAGACCTTCTGGGTAAACAATAGCTCATAGCACATAGGAGTATCTAGGATAAAAGATGATGGAAATCAACCCGCTCACCCTTCTCGGAATGCTCCGTGGAATAGTCCGTCGCCGGAGATGAAGCACGAGGTGGTCGCCCTTGCAGCCACCTGGGCAGTCCCGTCATGCTAGGCGGATCGAGTAGGGCATGCTGGATAGCTTGCCCGAGGTCTTCGATGAGGACGACCCCTTGTTATAGACGGTCTACGACGCGCCGGACCCGGCGCCTGTGCAAGCCGGCTTGATCATGAAGCAGGCACAGACGCACCACAACACCGTCATGACGGAGGAGGAGCAGCATGCGCCGGCTCCTATGTCGGCATTTAGGAAGGTGAAGGAGGAGCAAAAGTAAAATGTGTTCCTCCTCAAGCAGCACCGGCTGGCGGAGGGCCAGATCTACGGCGAGCACGCAAGCGTGGAGGCCATGGCCATCATGGTGGCGACGTACCCGAAATTTGTTGCGGAGCAGCGCCCGCTCTATGAGGCCGCGTGTGCCGCTTGCAACAAAGCTCGGTCGCAGGCAGACACGGACGCGGCCGCACAATTGCTCGCGGCACAGTAGGCCGAAGATGAGAATGCCGCCAGCTGCGCATCCATTGCGCCGCCGTCCAACTTTCGACGGCACATGTGGCCATCGAGCGATGGGCCATACACGTCCATCATCGACCTCACGTCCACCGGTATCAAGGACGGACATGTCACCCTCTCCTCCGAGGATGGGTACGGTATGGTATGCGGCAGGGCATGATGTCGCAAGTGAGCCGGTCCGTCTTTCGTGTTCTTTTCTTCCTTGTCGGGGACCGCATCTTAACCTCACTTGAGCCATGCCGCCGTTCATAGAGGCGGCAGATGGAGGTCGTGGTTGCCGATGCAGAATGCAAAGTGGATGCTGGCTGCTGTCGTACGATAGGTTTAGGGTTCCTTTTTTCTAAATGTTCGAAATATAATGAAAATCCATCGTGTTTGTATTAATATTATCCGGTTTATATGAAAATCCGCTGTGTTTACATGAAAATTCGTTGTGTCTGCATGAATCTCATCTGGTTTATATGAAAGTTCGTAGTGTTTAAACAGTGAATGAAATGAATGCGGGTAGCGTTGGATGGATGTCTCCTGTATTAATGTACGCAGACTGGTCCCTTGTCCGTGAACAGATGCTGGAGCAAATTTGAGGGTCGGATAGAGATGGTCTAGGTTTGTGGGTGGCGGGGTTCACTTTTACAAGTTTGTGGTTGAAAATATTCATCACGGACCGTGCAAGTTTCTGGACATCAGGGGTATCTTTACCCCTAAGTGAAATTTTCCTACTTACCCCTTATTTCATCTCTAAACCACATAGAAAATGCCACTGAAATCTGGGAATGGGAGCAGCCAGCGAAAAGCCCAAAACCGCCGTCACCGCACCCGTAAAGCCCAAAAGTGCCAGCGTCGATGACTTGGTGTTTGTCCCCAacctttgctcagcccctctgcTCACCAACACGGGGCCAGTTactcaaaaaaaaaaaaccaaCACGGGGCCACTGCACCGGCGGCATTCACAGCAGGTTTAAAAAAAACTGTGTAGTGCTGAAGTGTGAAATTCACACATGCTCACTCAATATGCACATCTGTTTTGCAAAATATATTTTTCTCACTCATGGATTGTAACATCATGTTTGTACAATTAGAATTATTAATTCCAGAATATTTATGAGCCAGTTATGGTTCGAAAAACAGTTTCAATGAACCAGTGTCTGGGGTTGTTTCCCTCGAAGACATGTTCGTACTTTGTTGTTTCCTTGCTGGTTAGGTGTTCTCCTGTGATTGTTGTTTTTGTCAAATGATCACACCGAAATCTAGTTCCCATATTATTTCTTTCAACTCCTGTTATTTGTTGAATGTGTTCTACTAATCATATGCTTGAAAGAAACCCCGGTGGCATGCTTAGTCTGTCATGTTTTGCTTCATGTTTTTGTCTCATAGCCTGTATTTTCTGTTATTAGTTAGCTTTCTAAACTATTGTTCTTGCAATATTTTTTCTCGATATTATCTGTGATTGCACGGTCAACATGCGACATGTTTGTTTTGTAGATCCATTTGTTAGCACCTCTTTCTCTGATATTAACAACCATTATGCAATGGGTATACACTTAGCTAATGTTGTTGATAGTTGTAACAGGTACAATTTTATATAGCAGGATGCACACTTGTGTTTTTGTTTTCAATCTATTTCGTGTTTCAGTTTCCTTTTAGAAAAAGAAGCATCTAGCTATAATTTCTTTTGTACTATTTTGTCTTTGCTTGATGAGTTGTGCATTGTGGGGATAACTTTGAGCTTGTTAGTTCTCAAGATTGTTGTCTTCATTGGAGCTTTTAGGCATTATATGAAACTTCATCCATTGTTTGGACCATAAATTATAGGGATGATATCGCTGCAGTTATTTGCATCATCAATTATATGGCTTACAACTAGGGGCAGCGACGACGACGATATCCACACGGGGCGGGTGCAAGTGACTCGTGGATCTCGGCATTATATGTATACTGGATGGATAAACTGTATATATGTTGGATGTACGGATGAACTGTATGTATGGATGGACCGTATAAATGAAATATAGTGTATTTCTTTTAAATCCACAAATAGTTACTAGACTGCGTGCAAGTTCACACTGGCACCTGCCACCGGCAATAAGACACACGCTACTAGTAGCCAGTTACCAGTGGCTAGTTACCGCAGAAAAAGTTTTAGTCTTGAAACAGGGAAGTGTGACTAAAGAAAATAGCGCAATGGGACTCTTGGCCCTGTTCCTCAAGCATCAAAGTCCATACTCTAGCAGCTCAAATACTTCTAATGCAAGTATCCGAgtggtatatataggcatagcaACTTGGAATTAAAGGAATAAATGCATAAACTCTCAAATTTTCAACATACCTGGATACTTTCTATTTCATGAAGCCTGTCAATTATGTCTTGTGCACTAGCTGGTCTGTCCTTTGGATTAAACTGTGTGCAATTTAAAGCTATCTCGTGGCATACACGTATTTCTTCGTAGTGTGTGTCTTGTTTTGATCTCTCCAACCTATCACTCCAACTTTCAACCACCTAAAGAATTGCAGTGGTGAGTTATGGTCATGGATCTGCAACAACTTTTCTATATAGGAAACTCCaatatgtatagtatataccAACCACATGCATTCAGGCAGAAAACTAAAAAACAAAAATTCAAGAGTAAACCATGTCCCATAAATTGAAGTCAGATCTATGACCATATAAGTTGCACTTTAATATTCGACCAAAAAAATGTTAggtccttcttgcaaacaataaCCTATGTGAATATATTTATTTGTACGACCTTTTCCTTTCCAGGTTTGCTTGTACTTTTGTTAGTAGTGCCAAGTTTCTTCAAATACTTACATTTCTTACCTTCAAAGACTTGGGGTACTTGTATACCTTTTAAGTTTCCATTTATTCCTAAGGACCTAACAGGTGTGCTTCCAGAAATGATACTATGCAGCATCTCAAACCAAAATGTAATGAAAATATGCGAAGTAGAAGCGTGACAACTATTTTAAAGTTGTCTCTTCTTAGCCAAGAAGGAAATTGATCTTTTATCTGTGTAAAAATGGCATATATTATTGTTCTTACATCCTCAGTTGCTTGATGCCCCCTCTGCCCGGTCAGTATTTCCATGATAATAATACCAAGACTATACAAGTCGGCCCTGGGTGTGATTCCACTCCCTTCATAACGTTCTGGTGCCAAATATCCCCTGTATGCAAATATAAAAGGTCTGATTGGTTAATCTACAAATAGATTGCAATTAAATCACATAGCACAAAAGACTGAGCTTTCAAGAGGAGTTCACTAGCTTACGTTGTTCCTGATATAGTTTTGGTAAGCACTTGACTTTGATTTTCATCTAAGCATCTTGACAGGCCAAAATCAGTTATTTTCGGCACCATGTCATCGTCGAGCAGTATATTGGCGGGTTTCAGATCCAAGTGAATAATGCGATTGTCATGCAGGTATTGCAAACCGTCACAGATCCCTTTGATTATTTTGTAGCATGTTTCCCACTCACGTTGTCCATCTATGAAGGAGAGAGGAGAAACCGGGTTTATGATTTGAGATACTTGATGTGTAAACTTTTAAATAATTTGTAGTACATGAAGAAACTAAGGAGAAAAGTTAGAGGACACATGGTCGTACTGATATACTTATCAAGACTCCCTTTTGGTATATACTCAAAGCAGAACAATCTTTGGTGGACATCTGCCATGATAAGTTTCTCGTCGTATATTTCCATATTTCTTTGTCTGTCATCACAATATCCAAGAAATCTTACTATATTTTTGTGTTTTGCCCGCATCAGGCATTCAATCTCCCGGTCAAATTCTGTTTCATGCATATAAGCTTTGGACAGTCTCTTCACCGCGACCTCCCCATTGCCAAGTTTTCCCTATATATTACCAACAGGTGTTACAATCGATATGGATATTCAAATCAAGCGTGATTAACATTCGAATGTATTTCTTTACCCAAAAAATACCTTATAAACAACTGCAAATCCACCGCGTCCGATCACCAGCTCATTGGAGAAATTCTCAGTGATGGCCTCCAAAAGTGATAATGGCAGGGCCTTGGGCTCAGCGGTTTCATCGACTAATATATGCTCTAGGCCACATCGTGCGGCAGTGGCTTTGTGGTCCATTTGTAGTCAGTAGGTTCTTTAACCTGGAAACGATAGCAAGGTCAGCATGAATGTATGAGAAATTGTTTTGGCTGCCAAACCAAGTATTTTTACCGAGGGTTACCAGAGTTTGTGGTTGCCATGGAGTAATACATAATTATTGAACTCTTTCCGCGCAAAACCAATATGCTAGCATAGTCGTAGATAACCTGCTATAACTTCAGTGCTAAGGTTGCAAGTTCTACCCCTGCTAGCCGCATCTTTGTTTTCCACATCTTGTGGGGAAAACATAAAAACAATGAATGACTAGGTAACCAAATTAGAAATTTGCATATAGTATAAACCTATATACTAGCTGCTAGATCCAAATCACCAATTACCCAGGCAGCTAGTTGATGAGGTAATATCTATATTATGCAAACTGAGAGCAgtacttgtaggatcgaaagtatgtctagaggggggggtgattagactacttgaccaaataaaaacttaaccttttccctaTTTTAGTTcatggcagattttagctatcttaggacaagtcaagcaatcatcacacaattcaagcaagcatgcaaagagtatattggcagaggaaagtaaagcatgcaacttgaaagaatgtaaagggaagggtttgaaggattcaaacgcaattgaaaacacggatgtttttcccgtggttcggataggtggtgctatcctacatccacgttgatggagacttcaacccacgaagggtaacggttgcgcgagtccacggagggctccacccacgaagggtccacgaagaagcaaccttgtctatcccaccatggccatcgcccataaaggacttgcctcactagcggtagatcttcacgaagtaggtgatctccttgcccttacaaactccttggttcaactccacaatcttgtcggaggcttccaagtgacacctagccaatctaggagacaccactctccaagaagtaacaaatggtgtgttgatgatgaactccttgctcttgtgcttcaagtgatagtctccccaacactcaactctctctcataggatttggatctggtggaaagaaggtttgagtggaaagcaacttggggaaggctagagatcaagattcatatggtaggaatggaatatcttggtctcaacctGATAGCTCTCTCTcagaatgaagaggaggtggaggggtatatatagcctccacacaaaatccaaccgttacacacaatctaccaatctcggtgggaccgaatcatcaaactcggtcggaccgaaaaggtaaacctagtgaccgttagagatttcggtgggactgacatgcaactcggtaggaccgattcggttagggtttgggcacaAGTAATCTCGGTGAggccgattacacaaactcagtgagaccgagtttggcaataagctaaccagagagttggtcaggtaaactcggtgggaccgacttgctctttcggtgagaccgagaagttacaagaaggaaacagagagtgtacattgcaatctcggtgagaccgattcgctctttcggtgagaccgaaaagttacgaaagggaaacagagagtttgcaattccatctcggtgagaccgagatccttatcggtaggac
This window encodes:
- the LOC125530699 gene encoding putative cysteine-rich receptor-like protein kinase 39, with the translated sequence MDHKATAARCGLEHILVDETAEPKALPLSLLEAITENFSNELVIGRGGFAVVYKGKLGNGEVAVKRLSKAYMHETEFDREIECLMRAKHKNIVRFLGYCDDRQRNMEIYDEKLIMADVHQRLFCFEYIPKGSLDKYINGQREWETCYKIIKGICDGLQYLHDNRIIHLDLKPANILLDDDMVPKITDFGLSRCLDENQSQVLTKTISGTTGYLAPERYEGSGITPRADLYSLGIIIMEILTGQRGHQATEDVVESWSDRLERSKQDTHYEEIRVCHEIALNCTQFNPKDRPASAQDIIDRLHEIESIQVC